The following are encoded in a window of Psilocybe cubensis strain MGC-MH-2018 chromosome 4, whole genome shotgun sequence genomic DNA:
- a CDS encoding Serine/threonine-protein kinase ppk18 — translation MSDTGLYQRRQPPSPLVFSPDAILSPVPLQAQQQQSMASVTHGSGSNTVSMPFVRRHVTRRLKAAKTECDKELQRVTNNITAFFEERLREGDHESERDRRDRDQDSQQGDYESLRDAFVYQQPTEFGTATQHSDEYASDGGYDAEPEYSRHSRQRAYPQEPASRPPSLMIHPYSSPGLNPESAQISPASLRRQSTAPWDRPLSSSVSSSALASSPASSTIMLPDVPLTRKSSNHAHAPATPSWGSTSASSRRLSRTIHIPSRPTHSGQSSRSTSRSRSPLPPLSSHASFSEYAVSSGFNRRSSRILVDDPIDPIMSALYEIISVATDVTDTTIAQLTSQPKMMESIVQRVQNIGKTWDDHPDWHGRNWYVQVLLAVASLSRVVEWWEAEKQFWNFDENEDEQDEPLMFVTKPAEDTGPLASSSLQQIESGLEGFRLDDDHNVHIPPTPPTVTRKSRDEQTKDVTHSRLAPPEPIKPRVPVTPSKTPEAAESARVLATERLRLQAETAQNQNIVVELSLDGDHFIWVNHAWRVVVGTDPEGLPGTRISSLLSPSDWGVFKEASQRLQDDDSHTVEVRFKLQIEPNVDHDPSAGSLFQQMEGKGMLMIDREDGQPSHTMWVIKPIAPARFEHDAPTIALAEGDLAPEPASTIRPTFLEPPGLEPVTPFPFSQPICIDPILCRICECKIPQWYFEKHSETCAETHRLEAEIVECNESIAELRNTIRDLCVAVDRPAPTAVPEYRGMQIFTPSTSPIVSSPLQMFRANKMQRIGVKKMQRRFLDQIDDILQVASEIEMPSLKEEEAQEPIERQRLLSPGSERKITQIRQWSKPTTEDAALGQLLQDAERVMRQKIDNVVRMQNTIRYSEKIWHEWQERVETVLATAEESGSESEGTGSNEENEVEGDQEHDVNDTASITSEYGGGSGNGSQRIAEPAPVTSSPPASISPAQPRPASVGTFPVANPPVLHSRQQLHTRSSTPSSVSSPLALAAPIVAPPSPEESMPPMLLDESPRVTGIKSRKSIQNLLEPKFVITPPTSPLVTARDGSSGSLTRESSVKRSHRRHSTANLLTSPPVTGPLSPRQALTQTIARTTPTSIKDFDIIKPISKGAFGSVFLAKKKATGDYYAIKVLKKADMIAKNQITNVKAERMILMKQAESPFVAKLYFTFQSKENLYLVMEYLNGGDCAALIKSLGCLPEEWTKNYIAEVVLGLEYLHQRGVVHRDLKPDNLLIDQHGHLKLTDFGLSRIGLLGRQTREGQAGRPLTRYNSRSRPPSMDSAFLSSPLIFPDPTSGGSYFTQRTNMVPPIGNSPYLPPTDDYGESSGSESVVGLQTRRNTRIADSPLQSFANELTTDLRSHSNSGGGTPPGEQKFVGTPDYLAPETILGLRGDDAAVDWWALGVITYEFLYGIPPFHAETPEKVFENILSGHIEWHEEWIDFSQEARDFMAALMTLDPNERLGSGGAEEVKNHPFFAGIDWEKVTTTEAAFIPQVSDPESTDYFDPRGAIPQLFQDEDQVALQNQTTLDSPTGSSMPPPSVPIPIAGREAPLSGGSDDFGSFSFKNLPVLKQANDDVIRKLKTDQMVPITHTLTEPANFHHQRKRSMSQRMKKPPSVVTNMEPRMPAGPPSPATSTSSIASSPSRTSLPPPTPGSGGHIRKPSEYGAVERFKLNHMEGVDRRNSMPSRLRTASVSSAGDGSGSETWQSTGYGSQHDSNTPPSSVHSIDLRKGPDPSDRIVTCLLAEDNPITAKIIETLLIRLGCRCVVVADGSEAISVAMGDIKFDCILMDLQMPVLDGEGAARYIKSTNGKNTNTPIIAVSAYSGVDPNDTSNIFAASLAKPLQKADLISVMRQLGFKTSTMQGGTAHPKVTASHPIAT, via the exons ATGTCAGATACAGGTCTCTATCAGCGAAGGCAACCCCCCAGTCCTCTCGTCTTTTCTCCGGATGCCATTCTTTCCCCAGTGCCCCTCCAggcccagcagcagcagagtatGGCCAGCGTTACCCATGGCTCAGGATCAAACACCGTCTCCATGCCCTTTGTTAGGCGGCATGTAACTAGGCGGCTCAAGGCCGCGAAGACAGAGTGCGATAAGGAGCTTCAGCGGGTCACCAACAACATTACGGCCTTTTTTGAGGAGCGTCTGAGGGAGGGAGACCATGAGTCCGAGCGGGATCGTCGTGACCGCGATCAGGACTCCCAGCAGGGTGACTATGAGTCCCTTCGCGATGCGTTTGTCTATCAGCAACCCACAGAATTTGGCACCGCTACTCAGCATTCCGATGAATACGCTTCGGATGGTGGCTACGATGCAGAGCCAGAGTATAGTCGTCACAGTCGTCAACGTGCGTACCCACAAGAACCAGCTTCACGACCTCCCTCACTCATGATTCATCCTTATTCATCCCCTGGCCTTAATCCAGAATCTGCCCAAATCAGTCCCGCGTCGTTGCGTAGACAAAGTACTGCACCCTGGGACAGGCCCCTCAGTAGCTCCGTTTCTTCCAGCGCTTTGGCATCCAGTCCGGCATCATCCACCATCATGTTACCCGATGTACCACTCACTCGGAAATCTTCAAACCACGCCCATGCTCCTGCAACTCCCTCATGGGGATCTACTAGTGCTTCGtctcgccgcctgtcgcgCACGATTCATATCCCTTCAAGACCTACTCATTCAGGACAAAGTTCTCGTTCTACGTCTCGATCCCGCTCGCCTTTACCACCATTGTCTTCCCACGCGAGCTTTTCAGAGTATGCCGTCAGCTCAGGCTTCAATCGTCGGTCCTCCCGCATTCTCGTCGATGATCCTATCGACCCCATCATGTCCGCTCTCTATGAAATTATCAGTGTTGCGACGGATGTGACAGATACGACCATTGCACAACTCACTAGTCAGCCAAAGATGATGGAATCGATCGTTCAACGGGTCCAGAATATTGGCAAGACTTGGGACGATCATCCAGATTGGCACGGGCGAAACTGGTATGTCCAGGTTCTCCTTGCTGTGGCCAGCCTTAGTCGTGTCGTGGAATGGTGGGAAGCGGAGAAACAGTTTTGGAACTTCGATGAGAACGAAGATGAACAAGACGAGCCCTTAATGTTTGTCACAAAACCGGCAGAGGACACTGGGCCACTTGCGTCTTCATCgcttcaacaaattgaatCTGGCCTGGAAGGCTTCAGGTTGGACGACGATCATAACGTTCATATTCCTCCAACACCGCCAACTGTAACAAGAAAGTCAAGGGACGAACAGACAAAGGACGTCACACATTCTAGGCTTGCTCCCCCAGAACCCATCAAACCTCGCGTTCCTGTTACACCCTCTAAAACTCCTGAAGCCGCGGAATCAGCGCGTGTTCTTGCTACTGAGCGTCTGAGACTACAAGCTGAGACTgctcaaaatcaaaacatcgtCGTTGAACTGAGCCTGGACGGTGATCACTTTATTTGGGTAAACCATGCCTGGAGAGTCGTTGTTGG GACCGATCCAGAAGGCCTGCCAGGTACTCGGATCTCAAGTTTACTATCACCAAGTGACTGGGGCGTGTTCAAAGAGGCTAGCCAAAGACTGCAAGACGATGACTCGCATACCGTCGAAGTCCGGTTCAAATTGCAGATTGAGCCGAATGTGGATCACGACCCATCAGCTGGGTCACTTTTCCAGCAAATGGAAGGCAAAGGTATGCTAATGATTGACCGCGAGGATGGGCAACCATCGCATACTATGTGGGTTATCAAGCCCATTGCTCCCGCGCGTTTCGAGCATGACGCGCCTACGATTGCTCTCGCTGAAGGAGACCTCGCTCCCGAACCAGCGTCCACCATCCGCCCGACATTTCTCGAGCCTCCTGGCCTTGAACCCGTCACCCCATTCCCGTTCAGTCAACCTATTTGTATCGACCCTATTCTTTGTCGCATCTGTGAGTGCAAGATACCTCAGTGGTACTTTGAGAAGCACAGCGAAACATGTGCCGAAACCCACCGTCTGGAGGCCGAGATTGTTGAATGTAATGAATCTATCGCGGAGCTCCGTAATACCATTCGCGACCTTTGCGTGGCTGTAGATCGACCTGCACCTACCGCTGTTCCAGAGTATCGGGGAATGCAAATCTTTACGCCTTCGACATCCCCAATTGTATCTTCCCCTCTTCAAATGTTCCGCGCAAATAAGATGCAGAGGATAGGCGTCAAGAAAATGCAGAGGCGGTTCTTGGATCAGATCGATGATATCCTGCAAGTTGCTTCCGAAATCGAGATGCCCTCActcaaggaagaagaagctcAAGAACCTATTGAACGTCAGAGACTGCTTTCCCCCGGCTCTGAGCGTAAAATTACTCAGATACGACAATGGTCAAAGCCAACCACTGAAGATGCTGCCCTCGGACAACTACTGCAAGATGCTGAGCGCGTAATGCGCCAAAAGATTGACAATGTTGTACGCATGCAAAACACTATACGATACTCTGAAAAGATTTGGCATGAGTGGCAAGAGAGAGTCGAGACCGTTCTGGCGACTGCGGAGGAATCGGGAAGTGAAAGTGAAGGGACTGGGTCGAATGAAGAGAATGAGGTTGAGGGCGACCAGGAACACGACGTCAACGACACTGCTAGCATCACCTCCGAGTACGGTGGCGGGAGCGGGAATGGAAGTCAACGGATTGCTGAACCTGCTCCGGTGACATCTTCGCCACCAGCCTCAATAAGCCCTGCGCAGCCACGACCAGCAAGCGTTGGGACATTTCCGGTCGCGAATCCTCCAGTCCTTCATTCGAGGCAACAACTTCACACGAGATCGTCCACACCTTCATCGGTCTCGTCTCCCCTTGCGCTGGCAGCTCCCATTGTTGCCCCGCCGTCTCCCGAGGAATCTATGCCACCGATGCTACTTGACGAAAGCCCTCGGGTAACCGGAATCAAGTCTCGTAAGTCTATTCAAAACTTGTTGGAGCCCAAGTTTGTGATCACGCCTCCAACATCACCGCTCGTTACAGCTCGTGACGGTAGCTCTGGATCTCTGACTAGGGAATCGTCCGTGAAACGTAGCCACCGCCGACACTCCACTGCGAACCTGTTGACTAGTCCCCCTGTTACAGGCCCGCTTTCACCGCGACAGGCTTTGACACAGACGATAGCACGGACAACGCCCACGTCTATCAAGGATTTCGACATCATCAAACCTATCAGCAAAGGTGCATTTGGTTCTGTCTTCCTcgcaaagaagaaagcgacGGGCGACTATTACGCCATCAAAGTTTTGAAGAAGGCTGACATGATTGCTAAAAATCAAATCACCAACGTCAAAGCTGAGCGCATGATTCTTATGAAACAAGCGGAATCTCCATTTGTGGCCAAGCTTTACTTTACTTTCCAAAGCAAGGAAAACCTTTACTTGGTCATGGAATATCTCAATGGTGGAGACTGCGCGGCACTCATTAAATCGCTTGGATGTCTTCCAGAGGAATGGACGAAGAATTATATCGCGGAAGTAGTTCTTGGGTTGGAATATCTCCATCAACGTGGTGTCGTACATCG TGATTTGAAACCAGACAATCTTCTCATTGATCAACACGGGCATTTGAAGCTTACAGATTTTGGACTAAGCAGAATTGGATTACTCGGTCGTCAAACTCGTGAAGGACAAGCTGGAAGACCTTTGACGAGATACAATTCTAGATCCCGGCCACCTTCAATGGACTCGGCTTTCCTCTCATCGCCTCTGATATTCCCAGACCCAACTAGTGGAGGTTCGTACTTTACCCAGAGGACAAATATGGTTCCCCCTATAGGAAACAGCCCTTATCTACCTCCTACAGATGACTATGGCGAGTCGAGCGGCTCGGAATCTGTCGTGGGACTCCAGACTCGGCGCAACACTCGGATTGCCGACAGTCCTTTGCAATCGTTTGCTAATGAACTGACTACAGATCTTCGTTCACATTCAAATTCGGGCGGTGGAACGCCACCTGGCGAACAAAAGTTTGTTGGCACACCGGATTACCTGGCACCTGAAACTATTTTGGGTCTTCGCGGAGATGATGCTGCGGTCGATTGG TGGGCTCTTGGTGTCATCACCTATGAATTTCTCTACGGCATCCCTCCCTTTCATGCCGAAACTCCCGAAAAAGTGTTTGAAAATATTCTGTCGGGACACATTGAATGGCACGAAGAGTGGATCGACTTTTCGCAAGAGGCCCGGGATTTCATGGCGGCGCTTATGACGCTCGACCCCAACGAACGTCTTGGTTCAGGGGGCGCAGAAGAAGTGAAAAATCATCCATTTTTTGCTGGCATCGATTGGGAGAAGGTTACAACGACGGAGGCTGCTTTCATACCCCAGGTCTCCGATCCTGAGTCAACTGACTACTTTGATCCTCGCGGGGCTATTCCACAACTTTTCCAAGATGAGGATCAGGTTGCCTTGCAAAACCAGACAACATTAGATAGTCCTACCGGAAGTAGCATGCCACCGCCGTCTGTGCCTATCCCTATTGCTGGCCGGGAAGCTCCGTTATCTGGTGGAAGTGACGACTTTGGGTCTTTCAGTTTCAAAAATCTTCCTGTTTTGAAGCAGGCCAACGACGATGTGATTCGAAAACTCAAGACGGACCAGATGGTGCCAATCACCCACACATTGACAGAACCTGCCAACTTTCACCACCAACGGAAGCGAAGTATGTCacagaggatgaagaagcccCCCAGTGTTGTCACCAACATGGAACCAAGAATGCCTGCTGGCCCACCGTCTCCCGCTACCTCGACATCTTCGATAGCCTCTTCGCCTTCGCGCACAAGTCtcccaccacccacaccAGGTAGCGGCGGTCATATTCGGAAGCCCTCTGAATACGGTGCTGTTGAACGATTTAAACTCAATCATATGGAAGGGGTTGATCGTAGAAACTCTATGCCTAGCCGACTTCGAACTGCCTCTGTCTCAAGTGCGGGCGACGGTTCTGGTTCAGAAACGTGGCAGTCAACAGGTTATGGAAGTCAGCATGACTCTAATACTCCTCCGTCATCAGTGCATTCAATTGATTTGAGGAAAGGTCCTGATCCATCTGATCGTATCGTCACTTGTCTTCTCGCGGAAGACAATCCTATCACAGCGAAGATCATTGAGACGTTGCTTATTCGTTTGGGTTGCCGGTGTGTTGTCGTTGCCGACGGTTCAGAAGCGATCAGTGTGGCGATGGGGGACATCA AATTTGATTGCATCCTCATGGATCTACAAATGCCTGTTT TGGATGGCGAAGGTGCTGCACGTTATATCAAGAGTACAAATGGCAAAAACACAAATACTCCTATCATTGCTGTTAGCGCCTACAGCGGCGTGGATCCTAATGATACTAGCAATATCTTTGCAGCCTCCCTCGCTAAACCGCTGCAAAAAGCCGATCTTATAT CGGTCATGCGCCAACTTGGCTTCAAAACCTCGACGATGCAAGGTGGAACGGCTCACCCGAAAGTGACTGCTTCTCACCCCATAGCGACATGA
- a CDS encoding Sugar transporter STL1 produces the protein MDKRLEGNSVRKADYDTSKESDFEDGSSFLTQVESLRLSLRGPRLTAAIAFVTGTGFTLFGYDQGVMSSLLTAKQVCKIHSIGAFR, from the exons ATGGACAAAAGACTCGAAGGTAACTCTGTTCGAAAGGCAGATTACGACACAAGCAAAGAGAGCGACTTTGAGGATGGTTCCTCGTTCCTGACCCAAGTCGAATCTTTGAGATTATCTCTTCGAGGTCCTCGGTTGACCGCAGCTATCGCCTTTGTCACTGGGACGGGGTTTACATTATTTGG ATATGATCAGGGTGTCATGTCCTCGTTGCTCACTGCCAAACAGGTTTGTAAAATACATTCCATTGGTGCTTTCCGTTGA
- a CDS encoding MFS-type transporter oryC, whose translation MTARLLKAGRPAEAMAVISALEDKPPTDANVKQTFEAIKEAVIAEGMDLTNVASSHDSQKSQSSKASLRELFTGGRGQNFRRTLLFERLQISDTKSRIIAACNATEYFMASFIAVFLIERVGRRKLMFFGSFGQTGTMVLLAILGSINNAAARIISAILFRLVGYDLALLYPTGTPQPAEIVGLRMRGPANALSTASNWTFNFLVVMITGPAFENISWRTYIIFATLNAAIIPCVYFFFPETAGRSLEDMDIIFAIAYNESVSPVAVSLRKDIPKAGSAEANRILGLDERESEDRR comes from the exons ATGACTGCAAGGCTTTTGAAGGCTGGTCGGCCTGCGGAGGCAATGGCAGTGATTTCGGCGCTAGAAGACAAGCCCCCGACAGATGCAAATGTCAAGCAAACATTTGAGGCAATAAAAGAGGCCGTCATAGCTGAAGGCATGGATCTTACAAACGTGGCTTCTAGTCATGACTCGCAGAAATCACAATCGAGTAAGGCATCGCTTCGTGAACTATTCACAGGCGGTCGCGGTCAAAATTTCCGACGA ACGCTTCTGTTTGAGCGATTGCAAATATCAGACACCAAATCTCGAATCATCGCCGCTTGTAATGCCACAGAATACTTCATGGCATCATTCATCGCCGTGTTTTTGATCGAACGAGTGGGCCGTCGCAAGTTAATGTTCTTCGGGTCTTTTGGACAGACTGGAACGATGGTACTCCTTGCAATATTGGGAAGCATCAATAATGCGGCTGCACGCATAATAAGTGCCATTCTCTT TCGGTTGGTTGGGTATGACTTGGCTTTAC TATACCCCACTGGAACTCCACAGCCAGCCGAGATTGTCGGTCTGCGTATGCGTGGACCTGCAAATGCCCTTTCGACG GCTAGCAATTGGACATTCAACTTCCTAGTTGTCATGATTACAGGTCCAGCCTTTGAAAATATCTCGTGGCGCACTTACATCA TTTTTGCCACACTGAACGCTGCAATCATACCATGCGTctatttcttctttcctg AAACGGCAGGACGCTCACTTGAAG ACATGGACATCATATTTGCGATCGCATACAATGAAAGTGTATCTCCGGTGGCCGTTTCTTTGCGAAAAGATATACCAAAGGCGGGGTCGGCTGAAGCCAATAGAATTCTAGGCCTGGATGAAAGAGAATCAGAGGACCGAAGGTAA
- a CDS encoding Mitochondrial inner membrane protease subunit 2, with product MSSFPLFRKALPFLYWSPTVFFLSDHFFHVKTISGRSMQPTLNPDSSQWRDVALFSKFAVREAEDYGRDDIVTVRSPQNPKYVLIKRIIAMEGDTVKTLPPYPDLEVTVPEGHVWIEGDEHFVSDDSNHYGPVSKSLIESKLLMIIWPPNRFGTVSMKACPPQEGHPLSDEQRREINRHARVHIPPIPSSTSDE from the exons ATGAGTagctttcctctttttcgcAAAGCATTACCTTTTCTTTACTGGAGTCCTACCGTGTTCTTCCTGTCGGACCATTTCTTCCATGTCAAGACGATATCTGGCAGGAGCATGCAG CCGACTCTAAATCCAGATTCCTCTCAATGGAGAGACGTTGCACTTTTCAGCAAGTTTGCAGTGCGAGAAGCAGAGGACTACGGGAGGGATGATATCGTCACAGTTCG GTCTCCACAGAATCCAAAATATGTGCTTATAAAACGTATAATAGCTATGGAGGGAGACACTGTGAAAACACTTCCTCCATATCCAGACCTGGAAGTGACCGTGCCCGAAGGACATGTGTGGATTGAAG GTGACGAACATTTCGTGAGCGACGATAGCAACCACTATGGGCCG GTCTCCAAAAGCCTCATTGAATCGAAACTGCTCATGATTATATGGCCTCCTAATCGATTTGGGACAGTCAGCATGAAAGCGTGCCCACCCCAAGAAGGCCATCCTTTAAGCGACGAACAAAGACGGGAAATAAATCGTCATGCCAGGGTCCATATACCTCCCATACCCTCATCGACTAGTGACGAATAA
- a CDS encoding Ribonucleotide-diphosphate reductase (RNR), small subunit yields MVSEHAINHLNCKLQDSDLQPQNRAGHDFEELRSCFVGEDIPEQEEPLLKESKSRFVLFPIQYPEIWTFYKKAQASFWTAEEIDLSHDLWDWERLNDGERHFISHVLAFFAASDGIVNENLVERFSNEVQLPEARCFYGFQIMMENIHSETYSLLIDAYIKDSEKRDFLFQAIENIPCVKSKADWALYWISDRNSTFAERLVAFAAVEGIFFSGSFAAIFWMKKRGLMPGLTFSNELISRDEGLHTDFACLLFTYLKRRPHPNTILRIIQEAVEIEKDFLTNALPVDLIGMNAKLMRQYIEFVADRLLVSFGNPKYYGSANPFDFMDMISLQGKTNFFEKRVSDYQKASIDVSRKTDSPSHKSFTVSEDF; encoded by the exons ATGGTCTCTGAGCATGCCATCAACCATCTGAACTGCAAGCTGCAAGATTCAGATCTCCAACCTCAGAATCGTGCTGGCCATGACTTTGAAGAATTGCGAAGTTGTTTCGTTGGAGAGGACATTCCAGAGC AGGAGGAACCGCTGCTGAAAGAGAGTAAAAGTCGATTTGTCTTATTTCCAATACAATACCCAGAG ATTTGGACTTTTTACAAAAAAGCCCAAGCTTCATTCTGGACCGCGGAAGAGATTGACCTCTCGCATGACCTATGGGACTGGGAGCGATTGAACGATGGCGAAAGACATTTCATTTCCCATGTCCTTGCTTTTTTTGCAGCGTCAGATGGCATTGTGAACGAAAATCTTGTCGAGCGCTTCTCAAATGAAGTCCAACTCCCTGAAGCACGTTGTTTCTACGGCTTTCAAATTATGATGGAGAACATTCATTCCGAAACGTATTCCCTCCTTATTGATGCTTACATCAAAGATTCAGAAAAACGAGACTTCCTCTTTCAGGCAAttgaaaacataccttgcGTCAAATCCAAGGCTGACTGGGCACTGTACTGGATATCTGATCGAAATTCTACGTTTGCGGAACGTCTCGTTGCCTTTGCCGCAGTGGAAGGCATCTTCTTTTCTGGGTCCTTCGCTGCCATCTTTTGGATGAAAAAACGAGGGCTTATGCCGGGCTTGACCTTTTCAAACGAATTGATCAGCCGGGACGAAGGCCTACATACAGATTTTGCATGCCTTCTGTTTACCTATTTGAAGCGTAGACCGCACCCCAATACGATACTCAGAATCATCCAGGAAGCTGTTGAGATCGAAAAAGATTTTCTGACTA ATGCCCTTCCCGTCGACCTCATCGGTATGAATGCCAAACTCATGCGACAGTATATTGAATTTGTTGCCGACCGCCTGCTCGTGTCATTTGGAAATCCAAAATATTATGGCTCGGCCAACCCTTTTGATTTTATGGACATGATATCACTTCAAGGAAAGACAAATTTCTTTGAAAAAAGGGTTTCAGATTACCAGAAGGCCAGCATTGATGTCTCTCGGAAGACAGATTCCCCATCTCATAAATCATT TACCGTATCTGAAGACTTTTAA
- a CDS encoding Ribonucleotide-diphosphate reductase (RNR), small subunit, producing the protein MTVSVAQRPASPAPTPSKKLGTDLAALKFGTPAKEKSLLIIDDEKRAVSPASVTDATELVVAPKVARKYVGEVDLPESEEPLLKESRRRFVLFPIQYHEIWQMYKKAEASFWTAEEMDLSKDIHDWNNRLNDNERHFISHVLAFFAASDGIVNENLLERFSNEVQVAEARCFYGFQIMMENIHSETYSLLIDTYIKDPAQRDYLFDAIETVPCIKRKAEWALKWISDPEASFGERLVAFAAVEGIFFSGSFASIFWLKKRGLMAGLTFSNELISRDEGMHTDFACLLFSHLKRRPHPDTIQNIITEAVKIEQEFLTDALPCKLIGMNADLMCQYIEFVADRLLVSLGNDKVYNKTNPFDFMEMISLQGKTNFFEKRVSDYSKAGINHTTTEGISQPSKEFVLDEDF; encoded by the exons ATGACTGTCTCTGTTGCTCAACGTCCTGCGTCCCCTGCACCCACACCGAGCAAGAAG CTCGGTACTGACCTCGCCGCTCTCAAATTCGGCACTCCAGCCAAGGAGAAATCCCTACTCATCATTGACGATGAAAAACGCGCAGTCTCACCCGCTTCTGTCACTGATGCCACCGAGCTCGTTGTCGCACCAAAAGTCGCGCGCAAGTACGTCGGCGAGGTAGACCTTCCTGAAT CTGAGGAGCCTTTGCTCAAAGAGTCGCGTCGTCGTTTCGTTCTCTTCCCCATCCAGTACCACGAG ATTTGGCAAATGTACAAAAAGGCAGAGGCCTCCTTTTGGACTGCCGAAGAAATGGATCTCTCAAAAGATATCCACGACTGGAACAACCGCCTCAACGACAACGAGCGTCACTTCATTTCTCACGTCCTCGCCTTCTTCGCTGCCTCCGACGGCATCGTCAACGAAAACTTGCTCGAGCGCTTCTCTAATGAAGTCCAAGTAGCCGAAGCTCGCTGCTTCTATGGTTTCCAGATCATGATGGAGAACATCCACTCCGAAACTTACTCTCTTCTCATCGACACCTACATCAAAGATCCTGCCCAGCGCGATTATCTCTTCGACGCCATCGAAACTGTTCCTTGCATCAAGCGTAAGGCTGAGTGGGCTCTCAAATGGATCTCTGACCCCGAGGCTTCCTTTGGCGAGCGCCTTGTCGCGTTTGCTGCCGTGGAGGGTATTTTCTTCTCCGGCTCCTTTGCATCTATCTTCTGGTTGAAGAAGCGTGGTCTCATGGCGGGTCTGACATTCTCGAACGAGCTCATTAGTCGCGACGAGGGCATGCACACCGACTTCGCTTGCCTGCTCTTCAGCCATCTTAAGCGCCGCCCCCACCCCGATACTATCCAAAATATCATCACTGAAGCCGTGAAGATCGAACAGGAGTTCCTTACAG ATGCTCTTCCCTGCAAACTCATTGGCATGAATGCCGACCTGATGTGTCAATACATCGAATTCGTCGCTGACCGTCTTCTTGTTTCTCTCGGCAACGACAAAGTCTACAACAAGACGAATCCGTTCGACTTCATGGAGATGATTTCTCTGCAAGGCAAGACCAACTTCTTTGAGAAGCGTGTGTCAGACTATTCCAAGGCTGGCATCAACCACACTACAACGGAAGGCATTAGCCAGCCGTCAAAAGAATT TGTTCTCGATGAGGACTTctga
- a CDS encoding Vacuolar ATPase assembly integral membrane protein vma21 translates to MSEQVAVSKINADAAAGGVLFKLIIFSVSLGVIPISSYFLSLKYLWNENATFAAITAVVSANVVLVAYIISAIREDRQTAAPKEQKETPETKKNK, encoded by the exons ATGAGCGAACAAGTTGCTGTAAGCAAGATCAACGCGGATGCCGCGGCAGG TGGCGTTCTGTTCAAACTCATCATCTTCAGCGTGTCACTAGGGGTGATTCCCATAAGCTCCTACTTTCTCTCTTTGAAGTACTTATGGAATG AAAATGCTACCTTTGCTGCGATTACCGCGGTAGTTTCTGCCAACGTTGTCCTCGTGGCATACATAATCTCTGCCATACGTGAAGACAGACAAACAGCGGCGCCTaaagagcaaaaagaaaCGCCCGAAACTAAGAAAAACAAGTGA